In Hirundo rustica isolate bHirRus1 chromosome 2, bHirRus1.pri.v3, whole genome shotgun sequence, one genomic interval encodes:
- the AKAP11 gene encoding A-kinase anchor protein 11 isoform X3, which produces MDTYARAQGNRMKSRISIEKNFGESILQSMKSLLHSRKELCNISAEGCLNQEEQDNFIEITFIGFTEEMGTAHLQELSAVSVELPDVLKSLQLCKLKENEAVFLKDIKKTLAKPYVMKHQNQLPEVFCVMRLSPSFPRIKVDYTFTLLSKYTTGIRYAVEINSSQKHQREKTHGEDDDTNQSVSSIEDDFVTAFEHLDEDEPSKILSAGTCSFTSQNHRDVASQTIPAQCLEAIDSKILVGSAHRKSSARSSTLIDILGLKELSSVKNSVTTSISDPWIQRSFYKPYNPSDQGVNFLRKTLFSSSPVESSESDCSSPSPIIFLDEEGYQKSLKAKLQLPKIPVVKDGIEDSDSEVSEFFDSFDQFDELEQALENSCKIIRDPILGNPAQKRRAAHEKLSSASVTMNPQKFKFDRPTLPANVRKPTPRKPESPYSSIFEVPDSPRPVKTSGEENGGFFSPIRTSAFSPLGSCGSSECLCRINIGGDGTGQSHRDGAYNSYSAYADSVSCEILGSVFFPESSSELKCAENDSKHKRITLKEKKKQAADLKMKASKESEKQARSKHKSLMIRDSIQKFATELVEKSFGSAFKDLQKGVSSCTNALCHLAARLTSSVFQMAFYEIGRRRAISLKERAINGIANFLVSEAITGALKELRQVKKQIFTNTVARFAADLAEELVFEGIMEVCQFSYPSTPTAQPSSFDYENKVVRSYARDLSESVIQEAFIELSQVDVTFTTQAAISVSMDNIKYVSAESMLESTQTSTVSPNFNDRVALKPIQDSKKEYTVQQALFCTSGVVSSIPVPLAGSALCQQQVSSDAYKAKVSTVPNADDSMKVFKDSTHPFFTSRTREEEVASFRSIYLTSDHSQSTENTPSLFCNQNDIKITDSRSGMNNNSELTSGAKDINAFSGTMVDMIVNEAYETITSSRVTKAVEEYSDFLTRKVIDKKPYVQGTGEDSRKSMFADHLAKYVIKQSVEESKTVLCNTSENLTCNVSSQTYRDTNRREQCVIKKKEAEKQSNVSIIVEQQQLPLNNPYKFLTPTHSVQCFLESKDCWPEQKGNKFSSKSPLPCSTATFSRHVLEDCTDTGNCSVTCLNKPSKKNDTQKLSAGALNYRQTDCFLHASSFPSEMLGSEDTLQMEEKSSLKHGNTCLMPDTPPPTPLVPCQGSSERNLKKLSKKLKGELAKEFAPATPPSTPYNPSTTDSSETEHDSLENEEFMLKLMRSLSEEVESSEDEDHSVMPVEKEEHSAKTIQFADCLASRIISVATEMAASHLGGKINERKAGRQAQLGMQKKRCGYTASVNIPEETCNSLWNYAGDMAGKVISEAKKVVKSRHCKLLRLRRVNCQVDCFYVRKGDKDGSSKEWCGPVQDQWPGERDSSVLPLPQGSGTTGLTSKYPSCESVTDEYADHVIRVLKREGSNTELLVDQYASRLAYRSIKSGLQQAARKNKLRYSRKTFPGQNAQVNSKLELIKAGNKDAAQQVKSSIHRCEGQMFERSVGAQRMECAEFFHFSESLAQSITCDVRKKLKMSGGYLPKSLTDSCLYKKTEFDEVTGDIIKTRFSRTFRPFSPDHKLYHSTGNINENGYSEGIIQAIEQYARKVADDTLEMSLESAVLHVAENRKNGDRLSYTEKLSPFSGTVCRCCSVKEHRYCTESMCHHLPAQESCIPVRHFLHSGLGGACQNSRVFQLDIPKIHVDVEQRTVFSGKGATAAVEKAEREPSYPSLTADSGIGQDGVSFAESLTTEIMTSAMTNIGQALTISNGNSSSWSSLGLEGDMYEENLSFPTSDSDGTEDKDEDSKDAVEGLEQMRKTLSIMNIDLEPNLVDPQLRAALQWLAASETEVSHLHFRDTAAREFVSLSRRLRERNWKVGDLLQAVLKYCEMLETASDGQQALSKSFVGWLLENV; this is translated from the exons ATGGACACGTACGCCAGGGCTCAGGGCAATCGCATGAAATCAAGAATATCTATTGAAAAG aattttgGTGAAAGTATCCTGCAGTCTATGAAGTCATTGCTACACAGCAGGAAAGAGTTATGCAATATATCAGCAGAGGGATGCTTAAATCAGGAAGAACAAGATAATTTTATTGAG attaCATTTATAGGTTTTACGGAAGAGATGGGCACTGCTCACTTGCAG gAGTTGTCAGCTGTTTCTGTAGAGCTTCCAGATGTTCTGAAATCGCTCCAGTtgtgcaaattaaaagaaaatgaggctGTATTTCTAAAAGACATAAAGAAAACCTTGGCAAAACCTTATGTCATGAAACATCAG AATCAGCTTCCTGAAGTGTTTTGTGTGATGAGACTGTCTCCTTCATTCCCAAGGATCAAAGTTGATTATACATTTACCTTGCTAAGCAAGTATACCACAGGCATAAGATATGCAGTGGAAATAAACTCTTCAcaaaaacatcaaagagagaaaacccaTGGAGAAGATGATGACACCAATCAGTCAGTTTCTTCAATTGAGGATGATTTTGTCACTGCTTTCGAACACTTAGATGAAGACGAACCTTCAAAGATACTAAGTGCTG gtACATGCAGCTTTACTTCTCAAAACCATCGAGATGTGGCTTCACAGACCATCCCTGCTCAATGCTTAGAAGCTATTGACTCAAAGATTCTTGTGGGTTCTGCACATCGAAAATCATCTGCTAGATCTTCTACTTTGATTGATATTTTGGGACTTAAGGAGCTGTCCTCAGTAAAGAATTCAGTTACAACCTCAATTTCTGATCCTTGGATACAAAGGAGTTTCTATAAGCCATATAATCCTTCTGATCAAGGTGTTAATTTTTTACGTAAAacattgttttcttcctctccagtTGAATCCTCTGAGTCTGATTGCTCCAGCCCAAGCCCCATCATCTTCTTAGATGAAGAAGGGTATCAAAAAAGCTTGAAGGCAAAACTTCAGCTGCCAAAAATTCCAGTAGTAAAAGATGGTATAGAGGATTCAGATTCAGAAGTGAGTGAATTTTTTGATAGTTTTGATCAGTTTGATgagctggaacaagccttggaAAACTCTTGTAAAATTATTAGGGATCCCATCCTGGGGAATCCTGCCCAGAAAAGGAGGGCTGCACATGAAAAATTGTCTTCTGCAAGCGTTACAATGAATCCTCAGAAATTCAAGTTTGATCGTCCCACTCTCCCAGCCAACGTAAGGAAACCAACTCCTCGTAAGCCAGAATCGCCGTACAGCAGCATCTTCGAGGTCCCGGATTCCCCTCGCCCGGTTAAAACATCAGGGGAAGAGAATGGAGGCTTCTTCAGCCCCATTAGAACATCAGCCTTCAGCCCCCTGGGAAGTTGTGGTTCTTCTGAATGTTTGTGTCGAATTAATATTGGTGGAGATGGGACAGGTCAAAGTCACCGTGATGGAGCTTATAACAGTTACTCGGCATATGCTGACAGTGTTTCATGTGAAATACTgggttctgttttttttcctgagtccTCATCAGAACTGAAGTGTGCAGAGAATGATTCAAAGCACAAAAGGATTACtttgaaagagaagaagaagcaAGCTGCAGATCTCAAAATGAAAGCTAGTAAGGAATCAGAGAAGCAAGCAAGATCTAAACATAAGTCACTAATGATAAGAGATAGCATTCAAAAATTTGCAACTGAATTGGTTGAAAAAAGTTTTGGCAGTGCATTTAAAGACCTCCAAAAAGGTGTTTCTTCATGCACAAACGCACTTTGCCATTTGGCTGCTAGGTTGACTTCTTCGGTCTTTCAAATGGCTTTTTATGAGATTGGAAGACGTAGAGCAATCTCGCTGAAGGAGCGTGCAATTAATGGCATAGCAAACTTTTTGGTGAGTGAAGCTATAACTGGTGCTTTGAAAGAACTGCGTCAGgtaaagaaacaaatatttaccAACACCGTTGCACGGTTTGCAGCAGACCTTGCTGAAGAACTTGTGTTTGAAGGAATCATGGAGGTATGCCAGTTTTCATATCCGTCAACACCTACTGCACAGCCCTCATCATTTGATTATGAAAACAAAGTGGTAAGATCCTATGCCCGAGATTTGTCTGAATCTGTCATTCAGGAGGCATTTATTGAACTATCTCAGGTTGATGTGACCTTCACAACACAAGCAGCCATTAGTGTTTCCATGGACAATATCAAATATGTAAGTGCAGAAAGTATGTTAGAGTCAACACAGACTTCCACAGTTTCTCCTAATTTTAATGATAGGGTAGCACTTAAGCCAATCCAAGACTCCAAGAAGGAATATACAGTACAGCAAGCTCTATTTTGTACCTCTGGTGTTGTAAGTTCAATACCTGTGCCCTTAGCTGGAAGTGCTCTTTGTCAGCAGCAAGTTTCCTCTGATGCTTACAAGGCGAAAGTATCCACTGTTCCAAATGCTGATGACAGTATGAAAGTATTCAAAGATTCCACTCATCCATTTTTCACAAGCAGAACGAGAGAGGAGGAAGTTGCTTCTTTCAGAAGTATTTATCTAACTTCGGATCACAGTCAAAGTACTGAAAATACTCCATCACTCTTTTGTAACCAGAATGATATCAAAATAACAGATAGCAGATCTGGAATGAACAATAATTCAGAATTAACAAGTGGGGCAAAAGACATTAATGCTTTCTCTGGAACTATGGTAGATATGATAGTAAATGAAGCTTATGAAACCATAACCTCATCTAGAGTAACAAAAGCAGTAGAAGAGTATTCAGattttttaacaagaaaagTAATAGATAAAAAGCCTTATGTACAAGGTACTGGTGAAGACTCCCGAAAGAGCATGTTTGCAGATCATTTGGCCAAGTATGTCATAAAACAATCTGTGGAAGAAAGTAAAACTGTGTTATGCAACACCAGTGAGAATTTAACATGTAATGTGAGCTCACAGACTTACAGGGATACCAATCGAAGAGAGCAATGTGTGATAAAGAAGAAAGAGGCTGAGAAACAAAGTAATGTTTCTATAATTGTGGAACAACAACAGTTGCCTTTGAATAATCCATATAAATTTCTTACTCCAACTCATTCTGTTCAGTGTTTTTTAGAATCTAAAGATTGTTGGCcggaacaaaaaggaaacaagttTTCTTCAAAATCACCCCTGCCTTGTTCCACTGCGACTTTTTCTAGGCATGTTCTAGAGGACTGTACTGACACAGGAAACTGTTCAGTAACGTGCTTAAACAAGCCTTCAAAAAAAAACGATACCCAGAAACTATCAGCAGGAGCTTTGAATTACAGGCAGACTGATTGTTTTCTGCATGCAAGTAGCTTTCCTTCAGAGATGCTTGGAAGTGAAGATACTTTGcagatggaagaaaaatcaaGCCTGAAACATGGAAATACCTGTTTAATGCCTGATACACCCCCACCAACTCCTCTAGTACCATGTCAAGGTAGTTCTGAAAGGAACCTAAAAAAACTGTCCAAGAAACTCAAGGGAGAATTAGCAAAAGAATTTGCACCTGCAACACCACCTTCTACGCCCTACAATCCATCCACTACTGATTCGTCTGAAACTGAACATGACTCTTTGGAAAATGAGGAATTTATGCTGAAACTCATGCGGTCGCTTTCTGAAGAAGTGGAAAGTAGTGAAGATGAGGATCATTCTGTAATGCCTGTTGAGAAAGAGGAGCATTCAGCAAAAACAATTCAGTTTGCAGATTGCCTAGCTAGCCGCATCATTTCAGTAGCGACTGAAATGGCTGCTTCCCATTTAGGtggtaaaataaatgaaagaaaagctggTAGGCAGGCTCAGTTAGGGATGCAAAAGAAAAGGTGTGGATATACTGCATCTGTAAATATCCCAGAAGAGACATGTAATTCCTTGTGGAATTATGCAGGTGATATGGCAGGAAAAGTCATCAGTGAGGCCAAGAAAGTAGTGAAGTCAAGGCATTGCAAGCTGTTGAGGTTGAGGCGGGTGAACTGCCAGGTGGATTGCTTTTATGTGAGAAAAGGCGATAAAGATGGCAGTTCAAAAGAATGGTGTGGGCCAGTACAGGACCAGTGGCCAGGGGAGAGAGATTCATCTGTGCTTCCTTTACCACAAGGTTCAGGCACGACGGGTTTGACTTCCAAGTACCCAAGCTGTGAAAGTGTGACTGATGAGTACGCAGATCATGTTATCCGGGTtctgaaaagagaaggaagtaaCACTGAGCTGTTAGTGGATCAGTACGCCAGCAGACTTGCTTACAGGTCTATCAAATCGGGCTTGCAGCAGGCTGCTAGAAAGAACAAGCTCAGATACAGCAGAAAGACATTTCCTGGGCAAAATGCACAGGTAAATAGTAAGCTGGAGCTGATCAAAGCAGGGAATAAAGATGCAGCGCAGCAAGTGAAAAGCAGCATTCATCGCTGTGAAGGCCAAATGTTCGAGAGGAGTGTCGGTGCACAGAGAATGGAATGTGCagagttttttcatttttccgAATCCCTTGCACAGAGTATCACTTGTGATGTcaggaagaaactgaaaatgtcGGGAGGATATTTGCCAAAGTCTTTAACAGATTCCTGTCTATATAAAAAGACTGAATTTGATGAAGTCACAGGGGACATCATTAAAACAAGGTTTTCTAGGACATTTCGTCCTTTCTCCCCAGACCATAAACTCTATCATAGTACAGgtaatataaatgaaaatggtTACAGTGAAGGCATAATTCAAGCTATAGAACAATATGCTAGGAAAGTAGCAGATGATACTCTAGAAATGAGTTTAGAGTCAGCTGTTCTCCATGtggctgaaaacagaaaaaatgggGATAGGCTCTCATACACTGAGAAACTGTCTCCTTTTTCTGGAACTGTCTGTAGATGCTGCAGTGTGAAGGAACATCGGTACTGTACAGAAAGTATGTGTCATCATCTACCCGCACAAGAATCCTGCATTCCAGTGAGGCATTTTCTTCATTCTGGATTGGGTGGTGCCTGTCAAAATTCAAGAGTGTTTCAGCTCGATATTCCCAAAATTCACGTTGATGTAGAACAGAGGACAGTGTTTTCTGGCAAGGGGGCTACTGCAGCTgtagagaaagcagaaagagaacCGAGTTACCCAAGTCTGACAGCTGACAGTGGTATTGGAcaagatggagtcagttttgCTGAAAGCCTTACTACTGAAATAATGACATCAGCTATGACGAATATTGGTCAGGCACTTACCATAAG